One part of the Clostridiaceae bacterium genome encodes these proteins:
- the rplK gene encoding 50S ribosomal protein L11 has protein sequence MAKKITGYVKLQIPAGKATPAPPVGPALGQHGVNIMGFCKEFNERTAKDAGLVIPVVITIYADRTFSFITKTPPASVLLKKACKIESGSGKPNREKVATISKEEIRKIAELKMPDLNAGSVEAAMKMIEGTARSMGIVVAE, from the coding sequence ATGGCTAAAAAAATCACCGGTTATGTAAAACTACAGATTCCTGCGGGAAAAGCAACACCCGCTCCACCGGTTGGACCAGCACTTGGACAGCATGGAGTTAACATAATGGGATTTTGTAAGGAGTTTAATGAAAGGACTGCAAAAGATGCAGGATTGGTAATTCCAGTTGTAATTACTATCTATGCAGACAGAACTTTTTCATTTATTACTAAAACTCCCCCAGCTTCTGTGTTATTAAAGAAGGCATGTAAAATTGAAAGTGGTTCGGGAAAACCAAATAGGGAAAAGGTTGCAACTATTTCAAAGGAAGAAATAAGAAAAATTGCTGAATTAAAAATGCCTGATTTAAATGCCGGCAGTGTTGAAGCAGCTATGAAAATGATCGAAGGCACAGCAAGAAGCATGGGCATAGTTGTAGCTGAGTAG
- the rplA gene encoding 50S ribosomal protein L1 yields the protein MKRGKKYKESLKLVDRLKLYEPREALDLVQKTAKAKFDETVEAHVRLGVDSRHADQQVRGAVVLPHGTGKKVRVLVFAKGDKAKEAEQAGAEYVGAEDLVAKIQGESWFEFDVVVATPDMMGIVGRLGKILGPKGLMPNPKAGTVTMDIARAVKDIKAGKIEYRLDKTNIIHCPIGKVSFGTDKLYENFRTLLEAIIKAKPAAAKGQYLKSVVISSTMGPGIKINTQKVME from the coding sequence ATGAAGAGAGGAAAAAAATATAAAGAAAGCTTAAAGTTAGTTGACAGACTTAAATTGTATGAACCTAGAGAAGCATTGGATTTAGTACAAAAGACTGCTAAAGCAAAGTTTGATGAAACTGTAGAAGCACATGTTAGATTAGGCGTTGACTCAAGACATGCTGATCAGCAGGTTAGAGGCGCTGTAGTTCTTCCGCATGGTACTGGTAAGAAAGTAAGAGTGTTGGTTTTTGCTAAGGGAGATAAGGCTAAGGAAGCTGAACAAGCAGGGGCAGAATACGTTGGTGCAGAAGATCTGGTAGCCAAGATTCAGGGAGAAAGCTGGTTTGAGTTCGACGTAGTAGTTGCTACACCAGATATGATGGGTATAGTTGGAAGATTAGGGAAAATACTCGGACCCAAAGGATTAATGCCTAATCCTAAGGCTGGTACGGTTACTATGGATATCGCCAGGGCCGTTAAGGATATTAAAGCCGGTAAAATTGAGTACAGGCTAGATAAAACTAATATTATTCACTGCCCTATCGGAAAAGTATCTTTTGGTACCGATAAATTATACGAAAACTTCCGCACTCTTTTAGAAGCTATAATTAAAGCAAAACCAGCAGCAGCAAAAGGACAATATTTGAAAAGTGTAGTAATTTCATCAACCATGGGACCTGGCATTAAGATTAATACTCAAAAAGTTATGGAATAA